A genome region from Fervidobacterium changbaicum includes the following:
- the ybeY gene encoding rRNA maturation RNase YbeY: MSALVRYFEASEDIQGFLAQSNDKLSEIVEKEIGDVVIHFIFVDSEIISEMNKTYRGKEGPTDVLTFVYGDSRDIEEEEQEAQEATSPYAEGYICLDVVRKNAEEFRNSFEKELLTVLVHSILHMAGYDHEYDTTNAAEMFQKQDAYLKDLINE; the protein is encoded by the coding sequence ATGAGCGCATTAGTCAGATACTTTGAAGCGTCGGAAGATATTCAGGGCTTTCTTGCTCAGAGCAACGATAAACTTTCTGAAATCGTAGAAAAGGAAATTGGCGATGTGGTTATACATTTTATTTTTGTTGATAGTGAGATAATTTCTGAAATGAATAAAACTTACAGGGGTAAGGAAGGTCCAACGGATGTACTGACCTTCGTCTACGGAGATTCGCGTGATATTGAGGAAGAAGAACAAGAAGCTCAAGAAGCAACATCTCCATATGCTGAGGGCTATATATGTTTGGATGTGGTTAGAAAAAATGCCGAGGAATTCAGAAACTCTTTTGAAAAAGAGCTCTTAACAGTGCTTGTTCACTCAATTCTTCATATGGCTGGGTACGACCATGAGTACGATACCACGAATGCAGCCGAGATGTTCCAAAAGCAAGACGCGTATCTTAAAGACTTGATTAACGAATAA
- a CDS encoding DNA polymerase III subunit alpha: MLSDTTFSGIVKFLETAKNYRVRAIIGLRVGDKTYIAKDSNELGRMFIIYNRYAKSQTQSARIEELLNQEFESISHPPIYYLPGQKEYFQAMVQYFGKSPETIATASYFKGFELKTNGNFTYDLRSSQTLYHGSEDFFPKLLENEKEYYARLKHEIELVKKFKFESYFHTVKRIVDIAKRNGVEIGPGRGSVVGSLLAYRLGITKVDPAKFGLLFERFLNEGRRDYPDIDLDVEDIQRQRLINVLRNEFGNVYNISAFATMPEKILKQYGPLADYLSDIPVQRTTHAAGVIISTTPLKVPLVPGTETIEWDMKDLEKLGYTKFDILGLKTLTVLKELREESKESKKIAQNPHLTRILNVNPDLFYQMLLELQNSEEGKKTYKYISAGFTDNIFQLDSFIAKQVVRDLKPATFEELVMAISLNRPGPIKAGITKEIRQLKLHKTFKFNIPQLKETYGFPIYQEQVMKIAMELAGLTSVQADELRKAIAKKDMGKVKETYEMLTRKLTELYGSEGKELSRVILTLGEYAFNKSHAVAYAHITYFMAYFKVNYPTLFYDVYLKYDTTILPTAVYNLQALGYTVSPPKLNIGAIVDRKNKQLREHIYTLPLYVVPGMSLEKSRNLQSQTFESFEEFVEKSGLSLSTVEVLIKIGAFDGLFESRRKAIQKLRSLRSGINPEVVKIGSKLFGKVLQKEEVKTEDDWERTQMEYDILKIAFTIPTKAENFLAPYSLAYALELPLGVHVTVKAGFGTDGKSVFKAHMPDGEYTLIYPNTYELGKLRVDYVLDEEPLKSEISKSTSGRGYERIVLPSKEVIQNARPIKNSFKTLFVKEVDRSVNA, encoded by the coding sequence GTGCTTTCTGATACAACGTTCTCCGGAATCGTTAAGTTTTTGGAGACAGCGAAAAACTATAGAGTACGGGCAATAATAGGACTCAGAGTCGGTGATAAGACCTACATCGCAAAAGATTCAAACGAATTGGGCAGGATGTTTATCATCTACAACAGGTATGCCAAATCACAGACACAATCAGCGAGAATTGAAGAGCTTTTAAACCAAGAATTCGAATCCATATCTCATCCTCCAATTTACTATTTGCCGGGACAAAAAGAGTACTTTCAAGCGATGGTTCAATACTTTGGGAAATCCCCAGAAACCATAGCCACTGCAAGCTATTTCAAAGGATTTGAGTTAAAAACCAATGGAAATTTCACCTACGATTTGCGGAGTTCTCAGACTTTGTACCATGGTTCGGAGGATTTCTTTCCAAAACTTTTGGAAAATGAGAAAGAGTATTATGCAAGGTTGAAGCACGAAATTGAGCTCGTTAAGAAGTTCAAGTTTGAGAGTTATTTTCACACAGTAAAGCGTATAGTGGACATAGCCAAGCGGAATGGTGTAGAGATTGGCCCTGGAAGGGGAAGTGTTGTTGGTAGTTTACTTGCTTACAGGCTTGGAATCACAAAGGTAGACCCTGCGAAATTTGGACTACTTTTCGAGAGGTTTTTGAACGAAGGCAGGAGAGATTATCCGGATATCGACCTTGATGTTGAAGATATTCAACGCCAGAGATTGATAAACGTTCTGAGAAACGAGTTCGGGAATGTTTACAACATTAGTGCCTTCGCCACAATGCCTGAAAAGATACTAAAACAGTACGGTCCCTTGGCGGATTATCTTTCCGATATCCCTGTTCAGAGAACGACACATGCAGCGGGCGTTATAATTTCGACCACACCGTTGAAAGTTCCCCTCGTTCCCGGTACAGAAACGATAGAGTGGGATATGAAAGACTTGGAAAAGCTTGGGTACACAAAATTCGACATCCTTGGTTTAAAGACGTTAACTGTATTAAAAGAACTGAGGGAAGAATCAAAGGAATCGAAAAAGATAGCACAAAATCCACATCTAACAAGGATTCTGAATGTTAATCCTGATCTTTTTTACCAGATGTTGCTTGAACTCCAGAACTCGGAAGAAGGAAAGAAGACCTACAAGTACATTTCCGCTGGCTTCACAGACAACATCTTCCAGCTCGATAGTTTTATAGCCAAACAAGTAGTTCGCGATTTGAAACCAGCGACATTTGAAGAGCTCGTAATGGCAATATCGCTTAACAGACCTGGACCTATAAAGGCGGGTATCACCAAAGAAATAAGGCAATTAAAATTGCACAAAACGTTCAAGTTCAACATCCCACAGCTGAAAGAGACTTACGGTTTCCCGATTTATCAAGAACAGGTAATGAAAATCGCAATGGAGTTAGCAGGTCTGACGAGTGTTCAAGCAGATGAACTGCGAAAGGCTATAGCTAAAAAGGACATGGGGAAGGTCAAAGAAACCTATGAAATGCTTACAAGGAAGCTGACGGAACTTTACGGTAGTGAGGGTAAGGAACTTTCAAGGGTAATTCTCACTCTTGGAGAATACGCGTTCAACAAATCGCATGCGGTTGCTTATGCACACATCACATATTTCATGGCCTACTTCAAAGTCAACTATCCGACGCTCTTCTACGATGTCTATTTAAAGTACGACACAACAATTCTTCCTACTGCAGTTTACAATCTGCAAGCTCTTGGATACACCGTTAGTCCGCCGAAACTGAACATTGGAGCGATAGTTGATAGAAAGAACAAACAGCTTCGAGAGCATATATACACGCTACCACTCTACGTTGTTCCCGGTATGTCTTTGGAAAAATCAAGAAACTTACAATCCCAGACCTTCGAATCGTTTGAGGAATTTGTGGAGAAATCCGGACTCTCACTTTCAACAGTCGAGGTGCTCATCAAAATTGGTGCGTTCGACGGATTGTTCGAAAGTAGGAGGAAGGCTATTCAGAAGTTGCGCTCTTTGAGGAGCGGAATAAATCCGGAGGTTGTTAAAATCGGTAGCAAACTTTTCGGAAAAGTTTTGCAAAAAGAGGAAGTAAAGACAGAAGATGACTGGGAACGCACACAGATGGAATACGATATATTGAAAATAGCGTTCACTATCCCTACGAAAGCTGAAAACTTCTTAGCTCCATATTCACTTGCTTATGCTTTAGAATTACCACTTGGTGTTCATGTTACCGTAAAGGCGGGTTTTGGAACCGACGGGAAAAGTGTCTTTAAAGCGCACATGCCTGACGGTGAGTACACACTGATTTATCCGAACACCTACGAACTGGGTAAGCTGAGGGTCGACTACGTGCTCGATGAAGAGCCTCTGAAAAGCGAGATTTCAAAGTCCACATCTGGCAGAGGTTACGAAAGGATAGTTTTACCAAGCAAAGAAGTAATACAGAACGCCAGACCAATCAAAAACTCTTTTAAAACGTTGTTTGTTAAAGAAGTAGATAGAAGTGTAAATGCATAA
- a CDS encoding MBL fold metallo-hydrolase: MVKKVTENVYLIEHEEAANNVIIIGKKGVVLVDTSLFPEKAKSIAKFVREFTMKNITLVFNTHYHPDHTFGNVVFDVPILAHELTRRKMEQFDSSYFRSLGIEYTEPKLPDVLFEDQFEYEDGLKILFVHGPGHTPDSSYVYIPSESVLITGDTVINDIHPEIVSDSNLNVWMKTLDTMPHAKHVIPGHGDFGSYESIEKMRDYIEKIRKLMNGELNPYELESDPNFINRKHAEMLEWGIKNLMTE, from the coding sequence GTGGTAAAGAAAGTTACTGAAAATGTCTATCTTATCGAGCATGAGGAAGCGGCAAACAACGTTATAATCATCGGAAAAAAGGGAGTAGTCCTGGTCGATACCTCCCTTTTCCCGGAGAAAGCCAAAAGCATCGCAAAGTTCGTTCGAGAATTCACCATGAAGAACATCACATTGGTTTTCAATACGCATTACCATCCTGACCACACGTTCGGGAATGTCGTTTTTGACGTTCCTATTTTAGCTCATGAGTTAACAAGAAGAAAAATGGAGCAGTTTGACTCTTCCTATTTTAGAAGTCTTGGAATCGAATATACAGAACCAAAACTTCCAGACGTTCTTTTCGAAGACCAATTCGAATACGAAGATGGACTGAAAATCCTATTCGTACACGGACCAGGTCATACACCTGATTCGTCTTATGTATATATCCCGAGCGAATCGGTTTTAATCACAGGTGATACGGTGATTAACGATATACACCCTGAAATAGTTTCCGATAGCAATTTAAATGTCTGGATGAAAACTCTGGACACTATGCCACATGCTAAGCACGTCATTCCTGGTCACGGTGATTTCGGTTCATATGAAAGTATCGAAAAAATGAGAGACTACATCGAAAAAATAAGAAAACTCATGAACGGAGAACTCAATCCGTACGAGCTTGAAAGCGATCCGAACTTTATCAATCGAAAACATGCCGAAATGCTCGAATGGGGTATCAAGAATCTAATGACCGAGTAA
- the amrS gene encoding AmmeMemoRadiSam system radical SAM enzyme, protein MSKPEDSMEEFIKLKEALFYKQLGDNTVQCGLCPHNCVIKENGVGVCKVRRNIGGRLYTMNYGEISSIALDPIEKKPLFHFYPGSSIISVGTWGCNFKCQFCQNWEISQQRPPYVKRITPDDLVDIALEYMHEGNLGIAYTYSEPIVWYEFVYDAAKLAKVRNLKNVLVTNGYINDEPFDELIPYIDAMNIDLKAFNNEFYQKVCGGRYEHVLRTIEKAYKAGVHVEVTTLVVPGGNDKLDELEEEFKALAEISKDIPLHLSRYHPAYRYSVPATKVDFLLEAYKLARKYLNYVYLGNVWDERYESTYCPKCGNVVIIRRGYDVRIVNLDEEGRCKVCNNQILKKL, encoded by the coding sequence ATGAGTAAGCCCGAAGATAGCATGGAAGAGTTCATAAAGTTGAAAGAGGCATTGTTTTACAAACAACTTGGTGACAATACAGTCCAGTGCGGGCTTTGTCCTCACAACTGCGTGATAAAAGAAAATGGCGTTGGCGTCTGCAAGGTTAGGAGAAACATAGGCGGAAGATTATACACGATGAATTACGGAGAGATAAGTTCCATAGCACTTGATCCGATAGAGAAAAAGCCACTCTTTCATTTCTATCCGGGAAGTTCGATAATATCTGTTGGCACTTGGGGCTGTAACTTCAAATGTCAATTTTGCCAAAACTGGGAGATTTCGCAACAAAGACCACCGTACGTGAAAAGAATTACACCAGACGACTTGGTTGATATAGCTCTTGAGTACATGCATGAAGGAAATTTAGGCATTGCGTACACCTACAGTGAACCGATAGTGTGGTATGAATTTGTGTACGACGCAGCGAAGTTGGCAAAAGTTAGGAATCTTAAGAATGTACTTGTCACAAATGGCTATATAAACGATGAACCATTTGACGAACTAATTCCCTACATCGATGCGATGAATATTGACCTTAAGGCATTTAACAACGAGTTCTATCAAAAAGTATGTGGTGGAAGGTATGAGCATGTTTTGAGGACCATTGAAAAAGCTTACAAGGCAGGTGTTCATGTGGAAGTGACCACACTCGTTGTTCCCGGTGGTAACGATAAGTTGGATGAACTTGAAGAGGAATTTAAGGCGTTAGCAGAGATATCCAAAGACATCCCTCTACACCTTTCGCGCTACCATCCTGCTTACAGATACAGCGTGCCTGCTACAAAAGTAGATTTTCTATTAGAAGCTTACAAACTTGCGAGAAAATATTTGAACTATGTCTATTTAGGCAATGTTTGGGATGAACGGTATGAAAGTACATATTGTCCAAAGTGCGGAAATGTTGTTATAATTAGAAGAGGTTACGATGTGCGAATCGTAAATTTGGATGAGGAAGGGCGGTGCAAGGTGTGCAACAACCAGATCCTAAAGAAATTATGA
- a CDS encoding PhoH family protein → MIEVLGQYDNKARYLRRRYNVEISVVDNEIRVKGEDERSLDIVEKVLKEVINITRDGHLLDWTEFEYIVEENEKIENPREVYKKSVGKVKAKTEGQKKYLEAIEKNDIVFAIGPAGTGKTYLASAVAVDYLKSGRVQRIVLTRPAVEAGEKLGFLPGDLTEKVDPYLRPLYDALIDMLGIEKFISLREKNVIEIAPLAYMRGRTLNNAFIILDEAQNTTYEQMKMFLTRMGFGSKVIVTGDITQIDIEERSGLVVAQEILKDIDGIAFVYLTDADVVRHPLVKKIIRAYDSFERMEKQEKQEKQRRNH, encoded by the coding sequence ATGATAGAAGTACTGGGACAGTACGATAATAAGGCAAGGTACTTAAGGAGGCGATACAACGTAGAGATTTCGGTCGTGGATAACGAGATCAGGGTAAAGGGAGAAGATGAAAGGTCACTTGATATTGTGGAAAAGGTCTTGAAGGAAGTTATAAATATAACGCGTGATGGTCATCTGCTTGACTGGACGGAGTTCGAATACATTGTAGAAGAGAATGAAAAGATCGAAAATCCAAGGGAAGTCTACAAAAAATCTGTCGGAAAGGTAAAAGCCAAGACGGAAGGTCAGAAGAAATATCTGGAAGCCATAGAAAAGAACGATATAGTCTTTGCAATTGGACCGGCTGGAACTGGAAAGACTTATCTTGCATCAGCTGTCGCTGTAGATTATCTAAAATCAGGTAGAGTGCAGAGAATCGTGCTCACAAGACCGGCAGTTGAGGCTGGTGAAAAGCTCGGGTTTTTACCCGGAGATTTGACAGAAAAAGTAGACCCTTACCTGAGACCTTTGTACGATGCGCTAATAGACATGTTGGGAATAGAAAAGTTCATCTCTCTACGCGAGAAAAACGTTATCGAGATCGCACCACTTGCGTATATGCGAGGTCGAACGCTTAACAACGCTTTCATTATATTAGACGAAGCACAAAATACGACATATGAACAAATGAAGATGTTCTTAACGCGTATGGGTTTTGGTTCAAAGGTTATAGTTACCGGTGACATTACTCAGATAGACATTGAGGAAAGGTCAGGATTAGTTGTAGCACAAGAGATACTCAAGGATATAGATGGTATCGCCTTTGTTTACCTAACCGATGCGGATGTTGTGAGACATCCCCTTGTTAAGAAAATTATAAGGGCATACGATAGTTTCGAGAGAATGGAAAAACAAGAAAAGCAAGAAAAACAAAGAAGGAATCATTAA
- a CDS encoding YbaB/EbfC family nucleoid-associated protein codes for MKKLKSFGGRNLGGASGTPGLPKNFAELQRLQMKMEEELKSLEESFAQEQVEVEVGGGALKVVATCDRQIRDIIYEKDLLEDLEMFNDMLKTAMNEIWQKVENIREEKTNEIIAKYNPLG; via the coding sequence ATGAAAAAGTTGAAAAGTTTTGGCGGAAGAAACCTCGGTGGGGCAAGTGGAACTCCTGGACTACCTAAGAACTTTGCGGAATTGCAAAGGTTGCAGATGAAGATGGAGGAAGAACTTAAAAGCCTCGAAGAATCGTTCGCACAAGAGCAAGTGGAAGTGGAAGTTGGAGGAGGAGCACTTAAGGTAGTGGCAACATGCGACAGGCAGATACGAGATATCATTTACGAAAAGGACTTACTCGAAGACTTGGAGATGTTCAACGATATGCTGAAAACGGCTATGAATGAGATATGGCAAAAAGTAGAAAATATCAGAGAAGAAAAAACAAACGAAATAATTGCGAAGTATAATCCACTTGGTTAG
- the rpe gene encoding ribulose-phosphate 3-epimerase, whose product MAIISASILAANLASLSEEVKRVENMIDEIHLDVMDGHFVPNLTFGFPMIEALRTFTNLPIDAHLMVTNPTDLIKGFVEKGATRVTVHQEVCYHLHRTVEYIKSLGAEAFVAINPATPLSTLEEILPYVDGILVMTVNPGFSGQKFIPTMIEKIKRLSDIRKHKSYQFKIAVDGGVGNENAVELVKIGVDILVMGYGVFRNPRLAQLREEILNASANTEY is encoded by the coding sequence ATGGCTATCATAAGTGCTTCGATTCTTGCTGCCAATTTGGCAAGTCTTAGCGAAGAGGTTAAAAGGGTTGAGAACATGATTGACGAGATACACCTCGATGTCATGGACGGACATTTCGTTCCGAATTTGACGTTCGGATTTCCTATGATAGAAGCATTGAGAACATTTACGAATCTTCCTATCGATGCACACCTTATGGTCACAAATCCTACAGATCTCATCAAAGGTTTCGTAGAAAAAGGAGCAACAAGGGTCACAGTCCATCAGGAAGTGTGTTATCACTTGCATAGAACCGTTGAGTATATAAAATCTTTGGGAGCGGAAGCCTTCGTTGCGATTAACCCAGCAACTCCATTGTCCACACTCGAAGAGATATTGCCCTACGTGGACGGAATACTAGTAATGACAGTCAATCCAGGATTTTCCGGCCAAAAGTTCATACCAACGATGATAGAAAAGATAAAGAGGTTGAGTGACATCAGAAAGCACAAAAGTTACCAATTCAAGATAGCGGTTGATGGAGGAGTAGGTAACGAGAATGCCGTGGAACTTGTCAAGATAGGTGTCGATATATTGGTAATGGGATACGGAGTTTTCAGAAATCCAAGGCTGGCACAGTTAAGAGAAGAAATCTTAAATGCCTCTGCCAATACGGAATATTAA
- a CDS encoding FAD:protein FMN transferase produces the protein MQGVQQPDPKEIMILNKIVVFSVIVFFIVIAAIYLLFVSGKTGQYSDFEDYIFGTYVRMKISSRVNPSTIAKAIFAEMKRLEKKFDPYDKASVLYKLNHSEDWVEVDDETLSVIDLALKIARDTEGAFDPALGRLIDLWGFSKFTERQANGIFNIPSASEIAEAASKSGYQKVAIDYVNKKIRTNGAWIDLGGMLKGYALKRAYQIAKEFDKSCHGFIETGGQIMILGPKYNRTKWVIGVRDPRGQPGENIDIVYLSEGSVATSGDYERFFIVDNVRYHHILDPRTGYPANKAVSATVISNDPVIADAFSTAAFVLGEDRWLFTRTVFPKYGAEVLLVTPKKQLLRTDNFKIYEIADR, from the coding sequence GTGCAAGGTGTGCAACAACCAGATCCTAAAGAAATTATGATACTCAACAAGATTGTTGTATTTTCGGTAATTGTTTTCTTCATAGTTATCGCCGCTATTTATTTACTCTTTGTCTCCGGAAAGACGGGCCAGTACTCGGATTTTGAGGATTACATATTCGGAACGTACGTCAGAATGAAGATTTCTTCCAGGGTGAATCCTTCAACCATCGCTAAAGCCATTTTTGCTGAAATGAAACGGCTCGAGAAAAAGTTCGATCCGTACGATAAAGCATCCGTTCTCTACAAGCTGAACCATTCAGAAGACTGGGTAGAGGTCGACGATGAAACTTTGTCTGTGATAGACTTGGCTCTAAAGATTGCGCGGGATACGGAAGGTGCCTTTGACCCTGCATTAGGACGCCTCATAGACCTTTGGGGATTCAGCAAATTTACAGAAAGGCAGGCGAATGGAATATTCAACATCCCTAGTGCTAGTGAGATCGCAGAAGCTGCTTCAAAATCAGGTTACCAGAAGGTAGCAATTGACTATGTGAATAAGAAAATCAGGACAAACGGTGCCTGGATAGACCTCGGTGGGATGCTAAAGGGATACGCTCTGAAGAGGGCTTATCAAATCGCGAAAGAATTTGATAAGTCGTGCCATGGGTTCATAGAAACCGGCGGTCAGATCATGATCCTTGGTCCGAAGTACAACAGAACAAAGTGGGTTATAGGTGTAAGAGATCCACGCGGGCAACCTGGTGAGAACATAGACATAGTATATTTAAGCGAAGGTTCCGTAGCCACAAGCGGTGATTACGAGAGATTCTTCATAGTTGACAACGTCAGATACCACCACATTCTTGATCCGAGAACAGGTTATCCTGCAAACAAGGCAGTTAGCGCAACTGTGATCTCAAATGATCCCGTCATTGCAGACGCATTTTCAACAGCTGCATTCGTACTTGGTGAAGATAGGTGGTTGTTTACTCGAACGGTCTTCCCAAAATACGGTGCGGAGGTGCTTTTGGTAACTCCGAAAAAGCAACTTTTGAGAACCGATAACTTCAAAATTTACGAAATAGCCGATAGGTAA
- a CDS encoding HDIG domain-containing metalloprotein codes for MEQHRSQRSEVMLSESFMYDGVIIALIISVANNLYDLGVLDLANEFILILIIWYGIVEHFIRNSNVINFDIRYRLFFYTALLGGAALNTTVYKTYGLSYIPIIIAPMIITLLVDYEFGASAGLILSLSTAFHHHDFFMFLHLFPQVFLSTYMLRNTKSRIQVAKAGLISGIASLLMIFLQEPVRHFYFSLKDYVVIFLNPIFSSIAVVGILPYIEIITRIYSNIGLAEIATINHPLLKTLSLHAPGTYQHSLRVAELAEHAAESIGANSVLVRACALYHDIGKVRNPDFFVENLKSPEENPHNILPPDVSKSIIMKHVTDGIEIARKYRLPIQIELAIPQHHGTRVQKYFYIKALSENSNVSIDEYRYSGPKPKSKEMGILMLADIVEATSRSKNQISLEEMEKVIEKTIIELFEENQLDETGLTLAELRTIMDSFLNVFQSLLTRRIEYPTINEEIESIG; via the coding sequence ATGGAGCAACATCGAAGTCAAAGGTCAGAAGTGATGCTAAGTGAATCTTTCATGTACGATGGTGTGATAATAGCGCTTATCATAAGCGTAGCAAATAACTTGTACGACCTCGGAGTACTTGACCTTGCAAACGAGTTCATTCTCATCCTCATCATATGGTACGGAATCGTCGAGCACTTCATTCGGAACTCTAACGTTATAAACTTCGATATCAGATACAGGTTGTTCTTCTATACCGCGTTACTTGGTGGTGCAGCCCTAAATACAACAGTTTACAAAACGTACGGACTGAGCTACATACCGATTATCATTGCGCCGATGATCATCACACTACTTGTTGATTACGAATTCGGTGCAAGTGCAGGACTCATTCTTTCGCTTTCAACGGCATTTCACCACCACGATTTCTTTATGTTTCTTCACCTATTCCCCCAAGTCTTCCTCTCAACTTATATGCTAAGAAACACAAAGAGTCGCATTCAAGTAGCAAAAGCTGGTTTGATATCTGGTATAGCCAGCTTACTGATGATTTTTTTACAAGAACCAGTCAGGCATTTTTACTTCTCACTGAAAGATTACGTTGTCATATTCCTCAACCCGATATTTTCTTCTATAGCAGTAGTTGGCATTTTGCCTTATATTGAGATAATTACTCGTATTTACTCGAACATAGGTCTTGCAGAGATAGCAACGATCAATCATCCTCTGCTTAAAACACTTTCGTTGCACGCGCCTGGGACTTATCAACACAGCTTAAGAGTTGCAGAGCTCGCGGAGCACGCCGCAGAAAGTATAGGTGCCAATTCTGTACTTGTCAGGGCATGTGCACTCTACCACGATATTGGAAAAGTGAGAAACCCCGATTTCTTTGTGGAAAACTTGAAGTCACCTGAAGAAAACCCACACAATATCCTACCTCCAGATGTAAGTAAGAGTATCATCATGAAACACGTGACGGATGGCATCGAGATTGCCCGTAAATACAGGCTACCGATCCAAATTGAATTGGCGATTCCTCAACACCATGGAACGAGAGTGCAAAAGTACTTCTACATAAAAGCTTTATCGGAAAATTCAAACGTCAGTATTGATGAATACCGTTACAGCGGTCCTAAACCAAAGAGCAAGGAAATGGGCATACTGATGCTGGCTGATATCGTTGAAGCAACATCCAGAAGCAAGAATCAAATATCTTTGGAAGAAATGGAAAAGGTTATCGAAAAGACGATAATTGAACTTTTTGAAGAAAACCAGCTTGATGAAACTGGACTTACCCTCGCAGAATTAAGAACAATCATGGATAGCTTCTTAAACGTTTTCCAAAGCTTGTTGACACGCAGGATAGAATATCCGACTATAAATGAAGAAATAGAAAGCATTGGTTAG
- a CDS encoding polysaccharide pyruvyl transferase family protein, producing MKVLLSGYYGYGNFGDELMRLGMEDFFSKFKIDYTLALPKRVSKDTISRFNLLEVIGALFDSEALIYGGGGLLQDITSSRSFLYYISTVRLSLNLGKPVILFGNSLGPVRKGFNRWLLRTTLKNEKVYVFARDIVSYRYAKCLNKNAELSCDPAVRYLAKFQVLPDKQFDLVLVPRKVQNVEKYDILKHYFNNIIVCPAQSSDIDVAMKISRRLGAECIEQIDDINIVLSTILSAKFVVSERFHPTLVAAYFGIPFVSLENSKSERFFRKYTNRREFFAKDTVDFPKRFEQVISNPLFLKEKMDTECDDSFKKLYKLLIRIKSSTT from the coding sequence TTGAAAGTCTTGTTATCTGGCTACTATGGATACGGTAATTTTGGCGACGAATTGATGAGATTGGGAATGGAAGACTTTTTTAGCAAATTCAAAATAGACTACACGTTAGCGTTACCAAAGAGAGTAAGCAAAGACACCATTTCTCGATTTAATCTGTTGGAAGTCATCGGTGCTCTCTTCGATTCTGAAGCGCTCATATACGGTGGTGGAGGCTTGCTACAAGATATAACAAGCTCCAGAAGTTTTCTCTATTACATTTCAACTGTCCGGTTAAGTTTGAACCTCGGAAAGCCTGTAATCCTATTTGGAAACAGCCTCGGACCTGTTCGAAAAGGTTTCAATAGATGGCTTCTAAGAACCACTCTTAAAAATGAAAAAGTCTACGTGTTTGCAAGAGATATCGTCTCTTACCGTTATGCGAAATGCCTTAACAAAAATGCCGAACTTTCTTGTGATCCAGCTGTTCGGTATTTGGCAAAGTTCCAAGTCCTGCCCGATAAACAATTTGATTTGGTCCTTGTACCACGTAAAGTTCAAAATGTTGAAAAATACGATATCCTGAAACATTATTTCAATAATATAATTGTTTGTCCGGCTCAGAGTTCTGATATCGATGTTGCCATGAAAATCAGTAGACGGCTTGGAGCAGAATGTATAGAACAAATAGACGACATTAACATTGTTCTCTCAACAATATTATCGGCAAAGTTTGTTGTTTCTGAAAGATTCCATCCAACGCTTGTCGCTGCTTACTTTGGAATTCCTTTTGTTTCTTTGGAGAATTCAAAATCAGAGAGGTTTTTCAGAAAATACACAAATAGAAGAGAGTTTTTTGCCAAGGATACGGTAGATTTCCCGAAGCGTTTTGAACAAGTCATCTCAAATCCACTTTTTCTAAAAGAAAAGATGGACACAGAATGTGATGACTCGTTCAAGAAGTTGTACAAACTTCTCATACGCATAAAATCCTCCACGACGTGA